The Mammaliicoccus sciuri genome window below encodes:
- a CDS encoding phage antirepressor KilAC domain-containing protein, giving the protein MQDLQTKPDIGKMFNIQEKANGEIAISARELYGALNVKKRFSEWAKTNLKHFKKDQDFTSVLTSTVVNNGAVRQLDDYALTLDVAKHIAMMSGTQKGFEFRDYFIQVEKAWNSPEMVMQRALKIANNTINQLEAKIEKDKPKIVFADAVATTKTSILVGELAKIIKQNGVDIGQRRLFEWLRQNGFLIKRKGIDYNMPTQYSMERELFEIKETTISHSDGHTSISKTPKVTGKGQQYFVNKFLGEQPT; this is encoded by the coding sequence ATGCAAGATTTACAGACCAAACCTGACATCGGAAAGATGTTCAATATTCAAGAAAAAGCAAATGGAGAAATTGCTATTAGTGCAAGAGAACTATATGGTGCTTTGAATGTTAAAAAACGTTTCAGCGAATGGGCTAAAACAAATTTAAAACATTTTAAAAAAGACCAAGATTTTACAAGTGTACTTACAAGTACGGTTGTTAACAACGGTGCGGTAAGACAATTAGATGATTACGCTTTAACACTAGATGTGGCAAAGCATATCGCGATGATGTCAGGCACTCAAAAAGGATTTGAATTTCGCGACTATTTCATCCAAGTCGAAAAAGCATGGAACAGTCCTGAAATGGTAATGCAGAGAGCTTTGAAGATTGCTAATAACACAATCAATCAACTTGAAGCAAAGATTGAGAAAGACAAACCTAAAATCGTATTTGCTGATGCGGTGGCTACTACTAAAACATCAATTCTGGTTGGTGAGTTAGCGAAGATTATCAAACAAAATGGTGTAGATATTGGTCAACGTAGATTATTTGAATGGTTACGCCAAAATGGATTCCTCATTAAACGTAAGGGCATTGATTACAACATGCCGACACAGTACTCAATGGAAAGAGAACTATTTGAAATCAAAGAAACAACAATCAGTCATTCAGATGGGCATACATCAATTAGTAAGACACCAAAAGTTACTGGAAAAGGACAGCAGTACTTTGTTAATAAGTTTTTAGGAGAACAACCAACTTAA
- a CDS encoding helix-turn-helix transcriptional regulator has product MQQKHKLMCRVKKYVKNTCNFGTIGLVLLSGCVPKMHKDLYSFRKTAKKNQDYMGKLIGVSGQQYGKRERGEIPISLDEAMVFSKELKIPIQELFPEYFFFKQVPKMHKKPNLT; this is encoded by the coding sequence AAAAATATGTTAAAAACACTTGCAATTTTGGAACAATAGGTTTAGTATTGTTGTCAGGATGTGTTCCAAAAATGCACAAAGATTTATATAGCTTTCGCAAAACAGCTAAAAAAAATCAAGACTATATGGGGAAGCTAATAGGTGTTTCAGGTCAACAATATGGAAAAAGAGAACGTGGGGAAATACCAATCAGTTTAGATGAAGCTATGGTTTTTTCTAAAGAACTCAAAATCCCCATTCAAGAGTTGTTTCCAGAATATTTTTTTTTCAAACAAGTTCCAAAAATGCACAAAAAGCCAAACCTGACTTAA
- a CDS encoding Rha family transcriptional regulator: MQDLQVVEQNNEFYVDSREVSKMVGKRHDHLVRDIDNYLGVILQNPNLGSADFFLESSYTSNNNNTLIN, encoded by the coding sequence ATGCAAGATTTACAAGTAGTAGAACAAAACAATGAATTTTATGTAGATAGTCGCGAAGTATCAAAAATGGTAGGGAAGAGACATGACCATTTAGTAAGAGATATAGATAACTACTTAGGTGTGATTTTACAAAACCCAAATTTGGGGTCTGCAGATTTCTTTCTCGAATCAAGCTACACATCTAACAATAACAACACACTTATTAACTGA